The following coding sequences lie in one Candidatus Methylomirabilota bacterium genomic window:
- a CDS encoding DUF222 domain-containing protein gives MEIHSPIRVPTDDRTAELDRLGDEIAELAAHLDAAIARLLDLIREFDARGGWGNGFKSCAHWLTWRIGLASGAAREHVRVARALGTLPLLAQALARGELSYSKVRALTRVASPVTEERLLAVGRAGTAEHVERIVRGWRKVDRQAEAREAAQRHKSRALHVYHDEDGMVVLRGRLEPEVGALVMQALAAAREALYQKARATDPGDVPAGTSPAGVPAGTSTAPALGGTPTSTPDTAAGTSPVVPDISTLAQQQADALALLAETALHQGLDPGAPGKHYQVVVHVDAEVLADADAPGQSVLEEGTRVPAGTSQRLACDASRVIMRHDKDGRLLEVGARTRTIPPALRRALQHRDRGCRFPGCGVRFGQGHHIRHWAQGGPTTLSNLTLVCRRHHRAVHEEGFQVDRQPDGTLRFQWPDGRLLAEVPPPAAVPTDPADALRSGHVAQGLNIHPRTSCPGWLGERLDAAWAIDVLHPRALGESPDLGESPSPPESAGRAD, from the coding sequence ATGGAGATTCACTCGCCGATTCGTGTTCCCACCGACGATCGCACCGCAGAGCTCGACCGGCTGGGCGACGAGATCGCTGAGCTGGCGGCCCACCTGGACGCCGCCATCGCCCGCCTCCTGGATCTCATTCGCGAGTTCGACGCCCGCGGCGGCTGGGGCAACGGGTTCAAGTCCTGCGCCCACTGGTTGACCTGGCGGATCGGACTCGCTTCCGGCGCTGCCCGTGAGCACGTGCGCGTGGCGCGCGCTCTCGGGACGTTGCCGTTGCTGGCCCAGGCGCTCGCCCGCGGGGAGCTCTCGTACTCGAAGGTCCGGGCCCTGACACGTGTCGCCAGCCCGGTGACCGAAGAGCGGCTGCTCGCCGTCGGGCGGGCCGGGACGGCCGAACACGTCGAAAGGATCGTGCGGGGCTGGCGGAAAGTCGACCGGCAGGCCGAGGCCCGGGAAGCGGCACAGCGGCACAAGAGCCGAGCGCTGCACGTGTATCACGATGAGGACGGCATGGTGGTTCTGCGGGGGCGGCTGGAGCCCGAGGTCGGCGCGCTGGTCATGCAGGCGCTGGCCGCCGCCCGTGAGGCGCTGTATCAAAAAGCGCGCGCCACCGACCCGGGCGACGTTCCAGCTGGAACGTCTCCGGCCGGCGTTCCTGCAGGAACGTCGACTGCGCCGGCACTGGGTGGCACCCCGACGTCGACCCCCGACACTGCCGCGGGAACGTCTCCGGTCGTCCCGGACATCTCCACCCTGGCCCAGCAGCAGGCCGACGCCCTGGCGCTACTGGCCGAGACGGCCCTGCACCAGGGGCTCGATCCCGGGGCTCCGGGCAAGCATTACCAGGTGGTCGTCCACGTCGACGCCGAGGTCCTGGCGGATGCCGATGCACCGGGCCAGTCGGTGCTTGAGGAGGGCACGCGCGTTCCAGCTGGAACGTCTCAGCGCTTGGCCTGCGATGCCAGCCGGGTGATCATGCGCCACGACAAAGACGGCCGCCTGCTGGAGGTCGGCGCCCGGACGCGCACCATCCCACCCGCCCTGCGCAGAGCGCTGCAGCATCGCGACCGCGGCTGCCGCTTTCCCGGCTGCGGCGTGCGGTTCGGCCAGGGGCACCACATCAGGCACTGGGCACAGGGCGGCCCCACCACGCTCTCGAATCTCACGTTGGTCTGTCGCCGGCACCACCGCGCGGTCCACGAGGAGGGCTTTCAGGTCGATCGCCAGCCCGACGGCACGCTCCGGTTCCAGTGGCCCGACGGCCGGCTCCTCGCCGAGGTGCCACCGCCGGCCGCCGTGCCGACCGATCCGGCGGACGCTCTTCGATCCGGCCACGTCGCGCAGGGGCTCAACATCCACCCGCGGACGTCGTGCCCCGGCTGGCTGGGAGAGCGCCTCGATGCCGCCTGGGCGATCGACGTCCTGCATCCACGTGCTCTCGGGGAGTCTCCCGATCTCGGGGAGTCCCCGTCACCGCCTGAGTCCGCGGGGCGAGCTGACTAG
- a CDS encoding SIS domain-containing protein, translating into MTWTPPPPRSGHPYYMHDAIYAQPGALRLVLRGQEAVLDEAAHRLRAMDRVLLSGIGTSWHATLVGELLLAHVGRLGHRVRAFHSFEFQNYWAGPDPRTGAIVVSHRGTKRFSLEALATAKAGGGVALVITGKGSGEGLAIADYTLRTVEQESSAAHTVSYTCAMSLLAALAAALGGDHGVRRDLDGIPDHLATLLGQEAWDDLAARFADRRCYCFVGGGPNTATALEGALKMNEANHAVTVGYNCEQFLHGPWAALDPRDVVFVIAPPGRSYERCLTVARAAKEVGAPVVALVQEDDQEISALAAETIAIPPVNELLSPILTVVPLQLFTYHLALRRGVNPDTMRADQPPHGRARALMAL; encoded by the coding sequence ATGACCTGGACACCACCGCCCCCGCGCTCCGGCCATCCTTACTACATGCACGACGCCATCTACGCCCAGCCCGGCGCCCTGCGCCTCGTCCTCCGCGGGCAGGAAGCGGTGCTGGACGAGGCCGCCCACCGCCTGCGGGCCATGGACCGCGTACTGCTCTCGGGCATCGGAACCTCCTGGCACGCCACCCTGGTCGGCGAGCTGCTGCTGGCCCATGTCGGCCGCCTCGGCCATCGCGTCCGCGCCTTCCACTCGTTCGAGTTCCAGAACTACTGGGCGGGGCCCGATCCCAGGACGGGCGCGATCGTGGTCAGCCACCGCGGCACGAAGCGTTTCTCCCTGGAGGCGCTGGCCACGGCCAAAGCCGGCGGCGGCGTGGCCCTGGTCATCACCGGCAAGGGCAGCGGCGAGGGCCTGGCCATCGCCGACTACACGCTACGCACGGTGGAGCAGGAATCCTCCGCCGCCCACACCGTGAGCTACACGTGCGCGATGTCCTTGCTGGCGGCCCTGGCCGCCGCGCTCGGCGGCGATCACGGGGTGCGTCGCGACCTGGATGGCATTCCCGACCACCTCGCGACGCTGCTCGGCCAGGAGGCCTGGGACGACCTGGCCGCGCGCTTCGCCGACCGCCGTTGCTACTGCTTCGTGGGAGGCGGCCCCAACACGGCGACCGCGCTCGAGGGCGCCCTCAAGATGAACGAGGCCAATCACGCGGTAACGGTCGGCTACAACTGCGAGCAGTTCCTGCACGGGCCGTGGGCGGCGCTGGACCCCCGCGACGTCGTGTTCGTCATCGCCCCGCCCGGCCGCTCCTACGAGCGCTGCCTGACCGTGGCCCGCGCGGCGAAGGAGGTGGGCGCGCCGGTCGTGGCCCTCGTGCAGGAGGACGACCAGGAGATCAGCGCGCTTGCGGCCGAGACGATCGCCATTCCCCCGGTGAACGAGCTGCTCTCGCCCATCCTCACCGTCGTGCCGTTGCAGCTCTTCACGTATCACCTGGCGCTGCGGCGCGGCGTGAACCCGGACACCATGCGCGCCGATCAGCCCCCGCACGGCCGCGCCCGCGCCCTGATGGCGCTGTGA
- a CDS encoding ATP-binding protein, with product MRATPLVAVLLAYLVFLFLVAAVAERFRHRLMAPRLRTLTYVMAISVYCTAWTFYGSVGLAANRGLEFLTIYLGPALVALMWPTVLRKLVRVAKEQRITTISDFIASRYGKSASLGTLVAALVVCGMIPYIALQLKAVTVTFQMMIREDSVLSGYDPAILVAGTLALFGILFGARNLDFTRQQTGLMTAVAVESLVKLVAFLAVGAFVTWGLFDGFAAIFARIVEHPEWSALVTLGAAPTASYDRWAAMLLVSMAAVMFLPRQFHVLVVQNPDERDVHTAAWAFPLYLLAINAFVLPIAFAGLLTFGSGTAADSFILALPLHAGTELMAVIVFLGGFSAATAMIVVDSLALSKMISNDIVLPIVLRRRHLEEVYWVGLASTRLGILVVVILGYLWAHFERGQFLLVEMGLLSFIAVAQCAPAVLLGLYWRRGCRTGALTGISLGFALWFYTLIIPALVKEGVLPISVLEQGPFGFWWLRPTALLGLEGLNPLSHGVFWSLLLNIGSYLLVSVIATQDADERAQAVAFVGGAAVEPSRTPAILSVPEIERLLHLYVPAEEADAILRELLVGKAPRELSLPDLLDLRIRLERIMAASLGAAAARYIIEDRFTISKQEASQLVESFQAMQRLLRQSEQLLASVVESVDDCIFTTDIDGRLITVNRAGQRLLGLSAGATPGQSYLDVLDEADRRRVGPAIEQAVADGRAWRGNVSALTRSRQRFPAHLAIACVFDAQRRVLGTVGVLRDLTEQVATQQRLIQREKLASLGEMAAGVAHEIRNPLGGIKMATRLLASGEFSRGRIPQEMAHTIVTGIAEIERIITDLLDYARETRLDPQEYPLGLILGPVVAAAATEGEQRGVQVRAEGLEDDLVAAVDGPRLRQVVSNLMKNALEATERHPQGRVTVRLYQRYSAAVVEVADNGVGIDLEHRDKIFLPFFTTKPTGTGLGMAIVKKIMDLHGGEIEVDSRPGQGTTVRLVFPPAPLAASTRVG from the coding sequence ATGAGGGCCACTCCGCTCGTCGCCGTCCTCCTGGCCTACCTCGTCTTCCTGTTCCTGGTTGCCGCCGTCGCCGAACGCTTCCGCCACCGGCTCATGGCGCCGCGCCTGCGCACCCTGACCTACGTGATGGCCATCTCGGTCTACTGCACGGCGTGGACGTTCTATGGCAGCGTGGGCCTGGCCGCCAACCGCGGGCTGGAGTTCCTCACCATCTATCTGGGGCCGGCCCTGGTCGCGCTGATGTGGCCAACGGTGCTCCGCAAGCTGGTCCGCGTCGCCAAGGAGCAGCGGATCACCACGATCTCGGATTTCATCGCCAGCCGCTACGGCAAGTCGGCGTCGCTGGGCACCCTGGTGGCGGCGCTGGTCGTGTGCGGGATGATTCCCTACATCGCGCTCCAGCTCAAGGCGGTGACAGTGACGTTCCAGATGATGATCCGGGAGGACTCGGTGCTGTCGGGGTACGACCCCGCGATCCTGGTGGCCGGCACCCTGGCCCTCTTCGGCATCCTGTTCGGCGCGCGCAACCTCGACTTCACGCGCCAGCAGACGGGGCTCATGACGGCAGTGGCGGTGGAGTCCCTCGTCAAGCTGGTCGCCTTCCTGGCCGTCGGGGCCTTCGTCACCTGGGGGCTCTTCGACGGATTCGCCGCGATCTTCGCCCGGATCGTCGAGCACCCCGAGTGGTCGGCGCTCGTCACCCTGGGCGCGGCGCCCACCGCCTCCTACGACCGCTGGGCGGCGATGCTCCTGGTCTCGATGGCGGCGGTGATGTTCCTGCCCCGGCAGTTCCACGTGCTGGTGGTGCAGAATCCGGACGAACGCGACGTGCACACCGCGGCCTGGGCCTTCCCACTGTACCTGCTGGCCATCAACGCGTTCGTGCTCCCCATCGCCTTTGCCGGCCTGCTCACCTTCGGGAGCGGGACGGCGGCGGACAGCTTCATCCTGGCCTTGCCGCTGCACGCTGGGACGGAGCTGATGGCCGTCATCGTCTTCCTGGGCGGCTTCTCGGCCGCCACGGCGATGATCGTCGTCGACTCGCTGGCGCTCTCCAAGATGATCTCCAACGATATCGTGCTGCCCATCGTCCTGCGGCGCCGCCACCTCGAGGAAGTCTACTGGGTCGGCCTGGCCTCGACCCGGCTGGGCATCCTGGTCGTCGTCATCCTGGGCTACCTCTGGGCTCACTTCGAGCGCGGCCAGTTCCTGCTGGTCGAGATGGGGTTGCTCTCGTTCATCGCGGTCGCTCAGTGCGCCCCGGCCGTGCTCCTCGGGCTGTACTGGCGGCGGGGCTGCCGCACGGGCGCGCTGACCGGCATCTCCCTGGGCTTCGCGCTGTGGTTCTACACGCTCATCATCCCGGCCCTGGTGAAGGAGGGTGTGCTGCCGATCTCTGTCCTCGAGCAGGGGCCGTTCGGCTTCTGGTGGCTGCGCCCGACGGCGTTGCTGGGCCTGGAGGGCCTGAATCCCCTCAGCCACGGCGTGTTCTGGTCGCTGCTCCTCAACATCGGCTCCTACCTGCTGGTGTCGGTCATCGCCACCCAGGACGCCGACGAGCGCGCCCAGGCGGTGGCCTTCGTCGGGGGCGCCGCGGTGGAGCCTTCGCGAACGCCGGCCATCCTCTCGGTGCCCGAGATCGAGCGCCTGCTCCACCTCTACGTGCCCGCCGAGGAGGCGGACGCCATCCTGCGCGAGTTGCTGGTCGGCAAGGCTCCGCGGGAGCTGTCACTGCCGGACCTGCTCGACCTGCGCATCCGCCTGGAACGGATCATGGCCGCCTCGCTGGGCGCGGCGGCGGCGCGTTACATCATCGAGGACCGCTTCACCATCTCCAAGCAGGAGGCCAGTCAGCTGGTCGAATCCTTCCAGGCCATGCAGCGGTTGTTGCGGCAGAGCGAGCAGCTGCTGGCATCCGTCGTCGAGAGCGTCGACGACTGCATCTTCACCACCGACATCGACGGGCGGCTGATCACCGTCAATCGGGCCGGCCAGCGGCTGCTGGGCCTGAGCGCCGGTGCCACGCCCGGCCAGAGCTACCTCGACGTGCTGGACGAAGCCGATCGACGCAGAGTCGGCCCGGCCATCGAGCAGGCCGTCGCCGACGGGCGGGCCTGGCGCGGCAACGTCAGCGCCCTCACGCGCAGCCGCCAGAGATTCCCCGCCCACCTGGCCATCGCCTGCGTCTTCGACGCCCAGCGGCGGGTCCTGGGCACGGTCGGCGTCCTGCGCGACCTCACCGAGCAGGTGGCGACCCAGCAGCGGCTGATCCAGCGGGAGAAGCTGGCCTCCCTGGGAGAGATGGCGGCCGGCGTGGCCCACGAGATCCGCAACCCGCTGGGCGGGATCAAGATGGCCACCCGCTTGCTCGCCTCGGGGGAGTTCAGCCGCGGTCGCATTCCGCAGGAGATGGCCCACACCATCGTGACGGGCATCGCCGAGATCGAGCGGATCATCACCGATCTGCTCGACTACGCCCGGGAGACCCGGCTCGATCCCCAGGAGTACCCGCTGGGCCTCATCCTGGGGCCGGTGGTCGCCGCGGCCGCCACCGAGGGCGAGCAGCGCGGCGTGCAGGTGAGGGCGGAAGGTCTGGAGGACGACCTCGTCGCCGCGGTCGACGGACCGCGCCTGCGGCAGGTCGTCAGCAATCTCATGAAGAACGCCCTGGAGGCGACCGAGCGCCATCCCCAGGGCCGGGTCACCGTCCGCCTGTACCAGCGGTACTCCGCCGCCGTGGTGGAAGTCGCCGACAACGGCGTGGGGATCGATCTCGAGCATCGAGACAAGATCTTCCTGCCCTTCTTCACCACCAAGCCGACGGGCACGGGGCTCGGCATGGCCATCGTCAAGAAGATCATGGATCTGCACGGCGGCGAGATCGAGGTCGACAGCCGGCCGGGCCAGGGCACGACGGTCCGGCTCGTCTTCCCGCCGGCCCCGCTGGCGGCGTCAACCAGGGTCGGATAG
- a CDS encoding sigma-54 dependent transcriptional regulator, with the protein MKRRVLIVEDDQIFLRPLQRTLEIEGYEVLVVASGEEAIDALKRDDVDLVLTDKRLPGVDGVDLVRRLKAEHPDQAVVVMTAYGTIESAVEAMRLGASDYLVKPFETAEVLMVIRHAIEFQELRAASRASLRRNQEQFTLGNVLARSEAMQEVFELLRSVAEMDTTVLIHGETGVGKELLARSIHFSGPRRDKPFVAVNCAAIPAELFESELFGFRKGAFTSASESRRGFFQTANGGTLLLDEIGEMPVGLQSKLLRAIEERRVTPIGADRAVDIDVRFIATTNKDLQAEVERGAFRRDLFYRLSVVPIRVPPLRERPGDIPLLAQHFLEVSARRAKKPVRVIAPGAMDALCRYAWPGNVRELENVIERAVIVAKGEAIADVEAFLAGAGERPPVDLSLPFRDAKGRVVEEFERAYIAGVLEMHGGKLTAAAKHADMDPKNFWEKVAKYGLRRPHSDDPSPDSASPA; encoded by the coding sequence ATGAAGCGTCGCGTCCTGATCGTCGAAGACGACCAGATCTTCTTGCGGCCGCTGCAACGGACGCTGGAGATCGAGGGCTACGAGGTCCTGGTGGTGGCCAGCGGGGAGGAGGCCATCGACGCGCTCAAGAGGGACGACGTGGACCTGGTCCTCACCGACAAGCGGCTGCCCGGCGTGGACGGCGTCGACCTGGTCCGGCGGCTCAAGGCCGAGCATCCCGACCAGGCCGTGGTCGTGATGACCGCCTACGGCACCATCGAGTCCGCCGTGGAGGCCATGCGGCTGGGCGCGTCCGACTACCTGGTCAAGCCCTTCGAGACGGCCGAAGTGTTGATGGTGATCCGGCACGCCATCGAGTTCCAGGAGCTGCGGGCGGCCAGCCGGGCCAGCCTGCGCCGGAATCAGGAGCAGTTCACGCTGGGCAACGTGCTGGCCCGGTCCGAAGCCATGCAGGAAGTCTTCGAGCTCCTGCGCTCGGTGGCCGAGATGGACACCACCGTGCTGATCCACGGCGAGACCGGGGTGGGCAAGGAGCTTCTGGCCCGCTCCATCCACTTCTCCGGCCCTCGGCGCGACAAACCGTTCGTGGCCGTGAACTGTGCGGCCATTCCGGCCGAGCTGTTCGAGTCCGAGCTGTTCGGCTTCCGCAAGGGCGCGTTCACCAGCGCCAGCGAGAGCCGGCGCGGCTTCTTCCAGACGGCCAACGGCGGCACCTTGCTGCTCGACGAGATCGGCGAGATGCCGGTGGGCCTGCAGTCCAAGCTCTTGCGGGCGATCGAGGAGCGGCGGGTGACGCCCATCGGGGCCGACCGGGCGGTCGACATCGACGTCCGCTTCATCGCCACCACCAACAAGGACCTCCAGGCCGAGGTGGAGCGCGGGGCCTTCCGTCGCGATCTGTTCTATCGCCTGTCCGTCGTGCCCATCCGGGTGCCGCCCCTGCGCGAGCGGCCGGGCGACATCCCGCTCCTGGCCCAGCACTTTCTCGAGGTCAGCGCGCGGCGGGCCAAGAAACCCGTGCGGGTGATCGCCCCGGGCGCCATGGACGCCCTCTGCCGGTACGCGTGGCCGGGCAACGTGCGCGAGCTGGAGAACGTCATCGAGCGCGCCGTGATCGTGGCCAAGGGCGAGGCCATCGCCGACGTGGAGGCATTCCTGGCTGGCGCCGGCGAGCGACCGCCAGTCGATCTGTCCCTGCCGTTCCGCGACGCCAAAGGCCGGGTGGTAGAGGAGTTCGAGCGCGCGTACATCGCGGGCGTGCTCGAGATGCACGGCGGCAAGCTGACCGCCGCCGCCAAGCATGCCGACATGGATCCCAAGAACTTCTGGGAGAAAGTCGCCAAGTACGGGCTGCGCCGCCCCCACAGCGACGATCCGTCCCCCGACAGCGCCTCCCCCGCATAG
- a CDS encoding response regulator, with translation MGKSRVLLIEDEPHILLSLEFLLERAGYETASATDGEEGLALARRLRPDVVLLDVMMPKRNGYEVCQAIKADPELRAIPVIMLSAKGQEVEVMKGLELGAAAYVTKPFGNAEILESIRAVLDVRA, from the coding sequence ATGGGGAAGTCCCGTGTCCTGCTCATCGAGGACGAGCCCCATATTCTGCTGTCGCTCGAGTTCCTCCTTGAGCGCGCGGGGTACGAAACCGCCTCGGCCACCGACGGCGAGGAAGGCCTCGCCCTGGCCAGGCGCCTGCGTCCCGACGTGGTCCTGCTCGACGTCATGATGCCGAAGCGCAACGGCTACGAGGTGTGCCAGGCCATCAAGGCGGATCCGGAGCTGCGCGCGATTCCTGTGATCATGCTGAGCGCCAAGGGGCAGGAGGTGGAGGTCATGAAAGGACTCGAGCTGGGCGCCGCCGCATACGTGACCAAGCCCTTCGGCAATGCCGAGATCCTGGAATCCATCCGTGCCGTTCTCGACGTTCGAGCGTAA
- a CDS encoding exonuclease domain-containing protein: MPFSTFERKLPLSLVTLLAIIILAASAVVAALFLGVRPPLSSAVAAAIVLVGLGLAALMVRRLAGRRLEEIRLGAELMATVNPEHRLPIRPGDWLAPVAEEINRMADRLGEARQGLEREVQRATQELDAERSRLAGVLETLGEGVAVATSEGRVVLANRAAHAVLGVGPGGLLGRSLFDLVDREKVIHFFDRLRTAPAGAERFSLHPPGGAILDSVMTPLFDDAHRLIGFTLVFHDVTGPARTAEARRHSLAEILHELRGPIASVRSLSESLLGEPAFARAPDRRLLEAIYAEAVRLSAVVRDMGEPSRLGLARPPWHFEEISFEDLAAIALRRLREDGVAFAEVEVIGEPSPSPRLRAEVSALSAALGHLLRSLLAQRDRRGKAWLRPRRRGRLLQIEAGAESRAGWMGLDALLDVPVPVGGTGPVSVRNIVRQHAGEVWAYGDDGRVGFRITLPDVEPWEPAVGAAGVAPGAGFIGAGTASGLAREEPDAERPDFYDFSLFDEMDRHVVATDRERPLGDVPCVVFDIETTGLRPEEGDRIVSIAGVRVRGGMVKRGETFDALVNPRRSIPSSSVKFHGITDGMVAEAPPIDVVLPAFLRFADGAVLVGHQVWFDVHFLALEAARLGLPPITLVHPVLDTLVLSELVHGVLPGHSLEAVAARLRVAVRGRHSALGDALTTADIFVRLVELLKRREIVTLGHALDATRKVHGARADDVTPGAGP; the protein is encoded by the coding sequence GTGCCGTTCTCGACGTTCGAGCGTAAGCTTCCCCTCAGCCTCGTCACTCTTCTGGCGATCATCATCCTGGCTGCTTCCGCAGTCGTCGCCGCCCTGTTCCTCGGCGTCCGGCCTCCGCTCTCGTCGGCCGTGGCCGCGGCGATCGTTCTGGTTGGCCTCGGCCTCGCCGCGCTCATGGTCCGCCGCCTGGCTGGCCGCCGCCTCGAGGAGATCCGGCTGGGAGCGGAACTGATGGCGACGGTCAATCCCGAGCACCGGCTTCCCATCCGGCCCGGCGACTGGTTGGCACCGGTGGCTGAGGAGATCAACCGGATGGCCGACCGCCTGGGCGAGGCTCGGCAGGGGCTTGAACGCGAGGTGCAGCGGGCGACGCAAGAGCTCGACGCCGAGCGGAGCCGGCTGGCCGGCGTGCTGGAGACGCTGGGCGAGGGCGTGGCGGTGGCGACGTCCGAGGGGCGCGTCGTCCTGGCCAACCGTGCCGCCCATGCGGTGCTCGGGGTCGGCCCGGGCGGTCTGCTTGGCCGGAGCCTCTTCGATCTCGTCGACCGCGAGAAGGTCATCCACTTCTTCGACCGGCTCCGAACGGCGCCGGCGGGGGCCGAGCGCTTCAGCCTCCACCCGCCCGGTGGCGCCATCCTCGATAGCGTCATGACGCCGCTGTTCGACGACGCCCACCGGCTGATCGGCTTCACCCTGGTGTTCCACGACGTCACCGGGCCCGCCCGCACGGCGGAGGCCCGGCGTCACTCGCTGGCCGAGATCCTCCACGAGTTGCGCGGTCCCATCGCCTCTGTCCGGTCGCTGTCGGAGAGCCTTCTCGGCGAGCCGGCCTTCGCCCGGGCGCCGGATCGACGCTTGCTGGAGGCTATCTATGCCGAAGCGGTCCGCCTGTCCGCCGTGGTCCGGGACATGGGCGAGCCCTCGCGACTGGGGCTAGCCCGGCCACCCTGGCATTTCGAGGAGATCTCGTTCGAGGACCTGGCCGCCATCGCCCTCCGCCGCCTGCGTGAGGACGGCGTCGCCTTCGCCGAGGTAGAGGTTATCGGCGAGCCGTCCCCGTCGCCACGGCTCAGGGCCGAGGTCTCCGCGCTCAGCGCGGCCCTCGGCCACCTGTTGCGGTCCCTCCTGGCCCAGCGCGACCGACGGGGCAAGGCCTGGTTGCGTCCGCGACGGCGCGGGCGCCTGCTCCAGATCGAGGCGGGCGCCGAGAGCCGCGCCGGTTGGATGGGCCTGGATGCGTTGCTGGACGTGCCCGTTCCGGTGGGTGGGACCGGCCCGGTGTCGGTACGGAACATCGTCCGACAGCACGCCGGCGAGGTGTGGGCCTACGGCGATGACGGCCGGGTCGGCTTCCGGATCACGCTGCCCGATGTGGAGCCGTGGGAGCCCGCCGTGGGGGCGGCGGGAGTGGCGCCGGGGGCGGGCTTCATCGGCGCCGGCACCGCATCGGGGCTCGCCCGCGAAGAGCCGGACGCCGAGCGCCCCGACTTCTACGACTTCTCGCTCTTCGACGAGATGGACCGCCACGTCGTGGCCACCGACCGGGAACGGCCCCTCGGCGACGTCCCCTGCGTGGTTTTCGACATCGAGACCACCGGGCTCCGGCCGGAAGAGGGCGACCGGATCGTGTCCATCGCGGGGGTGCGGGTCCGGGGCGGCATGGTGAAGCGGGGGGAAACCTTCGACGCCCTCGTCAACCCCCGGCGCTCGATTCCGTCGTCGAGCGTCAAGTTCCACGGCATCACCGACGGTATGGTGGCCGAGGCGCCCCCCATCGACGTCGTGCTGCCGGCCTTCCTGCGGTTTGCCGATGGTGCCGTGCTGGTCGGTCACCAGGTGTGGTTCGACGTCCATTTCCTCGCTCTCGAGGCGGCGCGTCTGGGGCTGCCGCCGATCACGTTGGTCCACCCCGTCCTGGACACCCTCGTCCTCTCCGAGCTCGTGCACGGGGTCCTCCCGGGCCACAGCCTGGAGGCAGTGGCCGCGCGCCTGCGGGTGGCCGTCCGCGGGCGGCACTCGGCGCTGGGCGACGCGCTCACGACCGCCGACATCTTCGTGCGCCTGGTCGAGCTCTTGAAGAGGCGGGAGATCGTGACACTGGGGCACGCCCTGGACGCGACGCGCAAGGTCCACGGAGCGCGGGCCGACGACGTCACCCCCGGGGCGGGCCCGTGA